The nucleotide sequence ggagtgtatgatagtacgaaTAAAGCGGTTGGTGTGAGATGAAGACCATTTTTGAAATGGGAaatggagtggaagagtactggaaggagaaaaatggtggaagaatgcatggaatggtgtatgcgagggaggcatatgAGGACAGGGTtatgtggagactcttttgccatggctaccttGATAGGAGCTCCCAGAGGGAACAgatatcagatatatagatatggaagtatccctggggataggggagaaagaatacttcccacatattccctgcatgttgtagaaggcgactaaaaggggagggagtgggggggggctggaaatcctcccctctcatttttaattttccaaaagaaggaacagggaaggggaccaagtgaggatttccttcaaaggctcagtcttctgttcttaacgctacctcactaacgtgggaaatagcaatTGGAAAGAATTTAAATGAAAGTTGCATAAGTTGCTTGCATCATTCACATATTTATGTGAAATCACAGTCTACATGAGTGAGGTTAGTTTAAAAGTGAGAGCAGTAGAGATGGACAGCTAACATCTTATACTTAAAGGAGGGTATGTAGAGAATGAAAAAGTGCAAAAGATGTGTTATGTGAAGAAATCTGTCAAAGAGACATGGATGGAAATCTTAAGATGGTATGGTTCTTTAGAACAAATCGTAGATGTTACATCGGTCAAGATGTAGTGCAGTGGAAGATACGAAAAGAGGGAGATGGTAGAAAAGTTGGATAGACACAATGGGACAATGATAGTTTACATGAAGGAACCAGAGTAATGAGTGCAATGCATAATTATCTGtgtataggtagagttgtgtatGGTAACTGTTTCATACAATTAAGTCAACTTTGTGTGTAAGGTGAAAAAGTAAGAACTGGTATTATTGATAAAGGAGATTTTGTTTCATTTTAACAACTTGAACATTGGTTGAGAGTGTTTATGAGGGAATTAATGGGTTGTAGTCCTTGATCTACCctatgtgaataggagcaaaggTAATAGATAGCTGCAGCATTGCTAGTTGTGGAATAGTAGATGTACTTGTTGATGTTGAATGATGCTGTTGTCAGAGCCATTTAGACAATGAAAATATTTCTGGAATGACAGTTGTTGGTTTGCATTGGAGGCATTTTGCGTTTGAGGATGACGTGAATGGAGATATTACTATACAATAGTGTGCATTATGAAGGTTTAAAAATTACTTGAGTAGTTCACTCATTTGATCATGGATGAAAGAATTGTGTAACTGGGTTGAAAGGTTGTTTGTGATTGATACACTTCATGTAAGTGTGACAGGAATTGAATAttttgtgaaaaatattttgtgtaacTGAGAGCATATAGTTTATTTCCAGGTGTAGTTGAACAATAAGTATGTTTAgattttaattttccttttttttaggtGTTACAATTATAGAGTGATTAGGCCTTAGAATGTTTAGGAAAGATTTTACATGTGCCTGCCAATGTTAGATATAGAAAATTTCTTCTTTGGTAGAATATTTTAATTATCCTCTTTGTTCAGAGTTAAGGGAACTCATtatttatgtgtgtatctgtcttaTCATCTATGTCCAGGCTTTATGTGAATCTCTTGTGACTACTTAACGTGTAGGTTTGGAAATGTTCATGAATGATCCTCAGGTTACGAACTGATGCTTGCATGGTGGATTAAGATTATGCATCTGTACATCTCTTCCTAAGTTATCCAAACTTTGATTTGTAGTTACTatgtaaattatatattttttgtaaacTTGATAATACTAtttaattacctgctccttagcTCAGGATTTCAAAATGTGTATCTCATAAGGTTATGTCCCAAACcttgattttttttgttgttgcttgcTTTGTTGAGTATTGTTTATTCATGCAGTTTTTTTAGTCATTTCTGATCATAAGCTTTGtgctttttatatctattttctgCAGAAATAGtgtttttcattgtttctaaGGTTGGGTTTGAAGATGTAGCAGAATCATGGGTACATGCAGCCCATACTTTGGTGTTCAGTAACTGTGTTCGCAAAGTTATTTGAGATTTTCTTCACTTTTGCGGGGAGTTCTCTCATACTGATCCTTTGATCAggttcagagatggagggaatcaagCATTGTAATATCTCTGCATGTGTATTTTCcaaacatgaatatgtactcGATAGCTTTACTATATATTGTTGGATTTTTATTAGACCTGGTAAGTTTACTAATTTTATTAACTATCATCTGAAGCTGAATTGTGTATATTTCTCATTTCTGTATTATTTTTCCCATTTTGGTATTATTTCTGTGCTGTATAGTGTTGGGTACAGGTGAATTTTATGACGCTTTTTTATTGATTGAGGTATTCATAGAGTTGAATAACTCATCCTTACTTTTGTTCATCCTTGAATTGTAAACTGTAATTGCTGAGGTAGAGTTCACTTAAATCATAATGGATTTTGAGTGAAGTTCATGGGAGTATTATTTGTTAAATGGTATTGTATGAGCATTCATAATTCATGCCCATTGTTTGGAGGTAGGAAAAGTTCTTACATGGTTCTGTTTGCCTCATATTATCTTTGGCTCACCCACAATAGATCAGACATTAATTTCTTTGTAAGGAAAAATTGATGACTTATTTTTCAGAGCATTTTAAAGTAGTAGTTTTCACTAGAAGTCAGCATGTACATATATtacaaatttcattttgattgtgAAATACAATTATTTCTCTGTCATCCTGTCTGCAATGTAATTTCTTAAACCTAGCGTGACATCAGTGGGAGAACCATGGCTGATGCAAGCTTCTGGCGTACGTTTGATTTCCAGTCAGAGAAGATTCCAGGTGAAGTTACTGCTGCTGCCCTGAAGGTCAAAGTTACCAACAGCACAATCAATATAATGgtattttttattatctttaatgTTTTTAAGGTAAAACTTGGTCTTATATAAAAAGCTACTCCCACATAACTCGAGTTGTGTTACTGCACACCATGAGGGATGATGAAATTGAATTTTCTCCATAATTTGATATTTCGGTATTAATATGACTAAAAGAATGAGAATAAAGTGAATACTGCATTGTGAGAATATATATGATTAGTTAAGATAAGCTTTTCCATTAGCAATATGTCACACTGTAAAACCTTAGAAGAATACAGTAGTAACAGTTACTTTATTGCAACTGTTGAGATATGCCCTATAATTTCATTGATGTCAGAGTTAAAGCTCCTTCAAGCATCTGTTATTCATTGATGCTTATTCTTCTGTACCTTCTGTGTTCATAGTGTTTTTATGAACTATTGATAATAGATTGTTTTAGGtgtaagaaaatatagaaaatgtgctggcattctgtccacaatcatAGTCTCTCCCTGTCAAACATGATACCTGACAACGCTTAACTCGCACAACTCAATCtttttaactctagattttcctataaTGAGTGCTAAGCTCTttcctgtcttttggcaaaatggtaggaggaaTAGATATAAGAAGTAGGTGGGaatgttagacaggagcattaggtagaagtagtaggtaggaatattaggtgggaGCACGAGATAAAAGTATTTGGTTGAAACATTGGGTAGTGGTAGAtgataggaacattagataggagcctctgaaagCACTACTgccctagagttgccctctgccagtggcttgttaagggcgAAGCCCTAAAGGCtaaaagtggcactggaatttGCCAGTtaaagagactcttttgccatggccacccctttgagggagttcctgaaggtaacatgtgtcagagatatagatagataaagggatATAGAATTTCAGTACCAGAATTTCTCAACGTTTTGTTGATAGACATATAATATCAGGCTTGCCAAAAATCCTTGGGATTTAGAAAAGGCTATTTCCATTTTCTCTGGAAGTGCATATCCTTTTTTAAGTTGCAGACAAGGAACCAGAtattataaaagtatatatgagagcttgggaagtgagtcagttgttgttcgctgatgatacagcgctggtggctgattcatgtgagaaactgcagaagctggtgactgagtttggtaaagtgtgtggaagaagaaagttgagagtaaatgtgaataagagcaaggttattaggtacagtaggggtgagggtcaagtcaattgggaggtgagtttgaatggagaaaaactggaggaagtgaagtgttttagatatctgggagtggatctgtcagcggatggaaccatggaagcggaagtggatcatagggtgggggagggggcgaaaattttgggagccttgaaaaatgtgtggaagtcgagaacattatctcggaaagcaaaaatgggtatgtttgagggaatagtggttccaacaatgttgtatggttgcgaggcgtgggctatggatagagatgtgcgcaggaggatggatgtactggaaatgagatgtttgaggacaatgtgtggtgtgaggtggtttgatcgagtaagtaacgtaagggtaagagagaggtgtggaaataaaaagagcgtggttgagagagcagaagagggtgttttgaaatggtttgggcacatggagagaatgagtgaggagagattgaccaagaggatatatgtgtcggaggtggagggaacgaggagaagagggagaccaaattggaggtggaaagatggagtgaaaaagattttgtgtgatcggggcctgaacatgcaggagggtgaaaggagggcaagaaatagagtgaattggagtcatgtggtatacaggggttgacgtgctgtcagtggattgaagcaaggcatgtgaagcgtctggggtaaaccatggaaagctgtgtaggtatgtatatttgcgtgtgtggacgtgtgtatgtacatgtgtatggggggggggggttgggccatttctttcgtctgtttccttgcgctacctcgcaaacgcgggagacagcgacaaagtataaaaaaaaaaaaaaaaaaaaaaatatatgatggggtgaagatgatatataataataaccCAGTTAGGGCAGTCAAAAGTCACAAGTCCAAACGCTTACACCATGCTGAAAGCAACTCTGTTTATACTCACATAGTCAATCATAGTGctgtacacacattcacacatccaATCAGCTTACACTTTGCACATATTCTTGTTGACTCTCTGATTTTCTTATATTATTGTGACTTTTTAACCTATCATGTTTGGCAAACAGCTAGTAAGTTCTAGTACTGTTAGTGCATATATAGAGCCTATGAAAAACTTCTTGGATATAAAATCATTGCTTGAGGTGATTGGAAGCTGGTAAGCACCAGTTAGATGTTGGTGATGCTTTCAAATTGACATCAACAGTTGGAACTGTTATTAAATCTGCTGACAATATAAAGACTCATAAGAAACATGGAGTAAACAGCAACAAAAGTGACTTGTTTAAGGAGCGGTTTGATGGAAAAAATAGAAGGTGGCCTAAGCAAAGCTAAGGGAGGAGAGCTTGGCAGCACATCAGATGCTTGTTGCCACACCATTCCACTTCACCTCTCTAATCACCCCCACCTTTCTGCTTTTTTATTGCATATTTtaaatatatgtatcataatgTTGAAGGGATGCATTGTTGCTCATTTATATGTACACTCACTTTCGTGGGTAGACATTAGCTGATCAGTAGTGTCTGGCATTGCTGCAGCTTGTGTCAGTAAAGAAACCAATAgacacatcaccacctcaccccttACCACAatcccccctcaccccataccactgtccccctcaccatcaccacctttatcatcacttcatcactactaccTCTATTATCACCACCTGAATCATAGTTTCAGTGATGAAGAGATGGATTAGTTTTTGCTAGAGCAGAGCTGTATGATACCCACTGCCTCTAGCATCCCATTTCCTTTCCACTCACCGCATCTCACTGACATGctacctctctctcattccagtaCAGTCTTCCCTACTCATATAACAACTGTCATTCATGATACAATAATGTACAttgtttatttgttatttattGATTATTAAAGATGTAATACTGTTATAATCTCCTGGTTATTAATACCAGTAACTCCATACATTCACAATACTGTACATATGTCACAGGTAAATCACAGGTAAAGAATAACATCATCAGGAACATATCTCATATATACATTGGTATAATGACCCCACAGAGAGCAGTTTCTCGTAACACTCCATTTTCCTGGAATGTATCGTGGGCACTAATTGGTTTATTAGTATATTTACATAAAACTTTTAAGAATTCATGAGTACTTCATACTCATACATAAAGATTTATTTTCAcaaacatttttatttttgaatttATAAACTGTTTTGCATGTATGGACTTTCTGATATACATTACCTTAAGCAGTAGAAAATACTTTGTTTCTTTGGCAGATACTTTGTGTAACACTTCAAGTGAATACGATGTATTTGGCTTTCATTTTTGTTCTCAGGGATCAGATACTTTCTACCGAGAGGCTCAGCCTCCAGAGGGTATCACTAGTAGTGGAGAGGTTGTTGTTCTCCTTCATGGTGCTGCATTCCAATCTAAAACATGGCTGGACCTGAACACCATTAACCTCTTGGCAGCAATGGGACATCATGTTATTGCAATTGACTTACCAGGTGGGGATGTTACTGTAATTTTGTGGACTTATAGTAACATTGATATTATCAGCTTGTCCTCTCTTTCATATGcaaatatatgaacaccagccTTCTTTAAAAATGAGAGATggtctattcctggtgctgccttgctaaagCACGAAGTGGCAAACGGTTatgatgtatattatatatatgtgtggaatgcaagaactttatctcagagagcaaaaatggggatgtttgaaggaatagtggttccaacaatgttatatggttgtgaggcatgggtaattgatagggttgtacagaggaggatgggtgtgttggaaataaaatgtttgaggacgatatattgtgtgaggtggtttgatggtgtaagtaatgaaagggtaagagagatgtgtggtaataaaaagagtgtggttgagagagcagaagagggtgttttgaaatggtttggtcacatggagagaatgagtgaggaaagattgacaaagaggatatgtctcagaggtggagggaacgaagagaagtgggagaccaattggaggtagaaggatggagtgaaaaagattttgagtgatcagggcctgaacatataggagggtgacaggtgtgcaaggagtagagtaaattggaacaatatggtgtatgggggttgacgggctgtcaatggaatgaaccagggcatgtgaagcgtctggggtaatccatggaaagttttgtggttcctggatgtggaaagggagtagtattttcggtgcattacacatgacagctagagactgaatgtgaacgaatgtggcctttgttgtcttttcctagtgctacctcacgtacgtgcggggggaggggggtgctatttcatgtgtggtggggtggtgagggaatggatgaaggcagcaagtatgaatatgtacatgtgtatgtatatatatgtctgtgtatgtatatgtatgtatacattgaaatgtataggtatgtatgtgtgtgttcgtgggtgtttatatatatacatgtgtatgtgggtagcttGGGCATTGATTGAGGGTTtctaggaggtagagggaggtgcAGTGAACTAAATTTTATGTTCCATTAACACAGTAAACAGTGTTGGTGTCATAAGGTAGACTGTGCCTAGATAAGATAGCTAACTGCCCACTAACTAAGAAGCCATACATAGCAGTAGGCATGGGTAGCTCTAGAGCTCACATTCATTTGTTTTTACATTGTATGGTGTAGTCATTTCTGTGATATTGTGATCCATTAAGCTTGTATCATtctgtattagagagagagagctgtactgAAGCTGTATTATTATGAAAGTAAGTAAGAAAGAGATTCAATTTGAAATGTTTGATAAGTACAAGAATATGTTTGCATTTTACTATTTCCCAAAACGTCTCCAAGGACACTTCACATTGAGATGTAAAATCTCATTATTATTTCCCACTTTCAGCTTAAGTTCACTCtgtaaattgatttttttttctgccttaataatgataatttttattCGGATTGTTGTCTTAGTGGTTTTCCTTTCCTGCATTATTAGAACATTCCATTCTGTGCATGTTAATGTCAGCATAAGACAGTTTCTTTAGCATGTCTTTGTTGTAGGGTGCAATTTTATTTCAGTTATGTTTGTTGTTTTTTGCAGTTATTAGTTTTAGTGGTATTTTGGAGTGATATGTCTTGATggtagtgaatttttttttttacttctgatGAACCATGTTATTAGAAAAGAGGGCTTTTTGTGGagggtcttttctttttttcatatttaatttTTGTACTGCCTTGGAATGAGATATGGCACATAGAATTTAGGAAGTATTTGATTTTTATCTATAGTGCTTTTGCTTATATGTTTCTACATTTAACGTACAAGGTTATGGAAAGACCCAGGGTGCACTGTCTGGTGATCGAGCTGATTTTCTGCAGTCCTTATTGAGCAGCTTGAAGGTCAGCCATCCAGTTTTGGTCTCACCTTCTATGAGTGGTGGGTTCTCCATTCCATTCATCTTGAAGTATCCTCAAGGTGTTTCAGGATATGTGCCAGTTGCACCTGTGTCTACTAGCCAGATTGTTCCAAAGGCCCAAGGCTTAATGGTAAGTGAGAAACTGAATTAGTGAAAATAATAGGACATTTAATTTCATAAGAGTATGAATCATGAATTTAATTTCTCTTTAGAAATATTTGGATAACATTCTATGAAGATCGGAATCTCCTCATTCAGAGATGAAGTATTTAATTAAAGGCACCATCAGTTCATGTGTAAGTTTTTTGTGCAAACTTTGAGATGTTGTATTGAAGACATGTCATTCACTTAATTGTCATTTGTGTAATCTGGCTGAAAAGAAAATTTTATGATTCATACTTCAAATTTATCAACCTTATGTGGATACATTCTTATAAAACAAGAATAATGATTTGATGATCTCTTATAGAGGGAAGTAGAGTTTTATTTGTTAAAAAGGAACAGATTAAGATATGATGATGAGCACTGATGATAATGAATTGAAGAATAACAgtatgatggtggggggggagcaAAGAGTTAGAGAAAAGCTTTAGTAACAGATATTGTCACAGGAAATATTTGCATTGAACCTTGCTCAATTTACCTTGAACATGATTCTGAATTATTAGTGTATGAATTCAGGACTTTACTGTCATGAATATGAAAAGTGGGAATTTTATTTTTGTCAATTTGAGGAACTGTTGTATAACAGACTTGTTTGTGGAGAAGTTTTTCACATATCCTCTCTCCATGCCCACACTTCTGTATTTCCACATCCTCTGTCACTGATGTTCCttagtttttcttttctcttccaactgACAGTTGTATTGAATAGTCCTTTTTACAACAACCATTA is from Panulirus ornatus isolate Po-2019 chromosome 57, ASM3632096v1, whole genome shotgun sequence and encodes:
- the LOC139766225 gene encoding putative protein-lysine deacylase ABHD14B; the protein is MAPSLMLTKMPMTPFRVMALVAGVAAICLVFSALTTTGRQQKLGAVFEQPSLPNKRDISGRTMADASFWRTFDFQSEKIPGEVTAAALKVKVTNSTINIMGSDTFYREAQPPEGITSSGEVVVLLHGAAFQSKTWLDLNTINLLAAMGHHVIAIDLPGYGKTQGALSGDRADFLQSLLSSLKVSHPVLVSPSMSGGFSIPFILKYPQGVSGYVPVAPVSTSQIVPKAQGLMVPTLIIYGEKDHTLGHTSRDDLLNIPSSQAVVLPEAKHPAYLDQPDMFHTLLYNFIRQVHAHRASA